In Onychostoma macrolepis isolate SWU-2019 chromosome 04, ASM1243209v1, whole genome shotgun sequence, one DNA window encodes the following:
- the LOC131539405 gene encoding ribosome biogenesis protein BOP1 homolog: protein MYFISSRDPKAVSTSQTTKKIYLMMTSKNLVIKVLSWNINGLKAKYNDEGKARVLSKTFAKYDIVLLQETHMGPKNDVKGNEAMENEDEEEEEDEEEEEDEEDDDDEEDEDEDEEEDEDEEEETDDEEEETDDEDEKKKIVILKNQPAIQDNPDIQEKIWYMTNFCSRRRGVAIIINKKHKYLQGSCKDGDYAWVYVEIEGQMYTFMSVYYHPTETADPMDNLSSLLTDRSEAFQKILVIGGDFNTTLNRKWDLKGKNKNHSKQRKRLQEFMSKVKLSDVWREKHPRMRRYTHVSKKSESRLDYVFISKKDLGYVHSCKIDQTKTLKLSDHSPVALTLKVDVDVENLSKDFQRL from the coding sequence taccTCACAAACAACTAAGAAAATCTACCTCATGATGACATCAAAAAATCTTGTCATTAAAGTTCTCTCCTGGAACATTAATGGTCTGAAAGCAAAATATAATGATGAGGGGAAAGCAAGAGTACTATCTAAAACATTTGCCAAATATGACATTGTGCTTCTGCAAGAGACTCACATGGGTCCAAAGAATGATGTGAAAGGCAATGAAGCAATGGAGAATGAGgatgaggaggaagaggaggatgaggaggaagaggaggatgaggaggacGATGATGATGAGGAGGACGAGGACGAGGAcgaggaggaggatgaggacgaggaggaggagacggatgatgaggaggaggagacgGATGATGAggatgagaaaaagaaaatagtcATTCTTAAAAATCAGCCAGCAATCCAGGACAATCCAGACATCCAGGAAAAAATTTGGTATATGACAAATTTCTGTTCAAGACGCAGAGGTGTTGCCATCATTAtcaataaaaaacacaaatatttgcaAGGTTCTTGTAAGGACGGAGATTATGCTTGGGTTTATGTTGAGATTGAAGGtcagatgtacacatttatGAGTGTTTATTACCATCCCACTGAAACAGCTGATCCCATGGACAATCTGTCCAGTTTACTAACAGATAGGTCAGAAGCTTTTCAAAAAATACTTGTAATTGGTGGAGACTTCAACACAACACTTAATCGTAAATGGGATCtgaaggggaaaaacaaaaatcatagtaaacaaagaaaaagacTGCAGGAGTTCATGAGTAAAGTGAAGCTCTCAGATGTCTGGAGAGAAAAGCATCCACGGATGCGTAGATACACACACGTATCCAAGAAATCAGAGTCCAGATTAGACTATGTTTTCATCTCAAAGAAGGATTTGGGTTATGTGCACAGTTGTAAAATAGATCAGACTAAAACTCTAAAACTATCTGACCATTCCCCAGTGGCCCTTACACTCAAAGTTGATGTTGATGTTGAAAATTTGTCCAAAGACTTTCAAAGATTATAA
- the LOC131539429 gene encoding uncharacterized protein LOC131539429 gives MIEPVNMRIVRVDTWTSTSNTAGAPDKAADPPRRPSRCLPLIDELFLCLVYLSLGLKEKDLGDQFNIHQSTVSRIIKTWVNFLYTLLGAVGIWMSPEDIRATMPSVFGKYSDTQVIVDCTELKCQTPSSLLLQREMFSQYKSHTTLKGMIGVSPHGAVTFVSSLYSGAVSDKELFRQSGIIPLLDKDMAVMVDKGFRIDDLVPCEVYRPPFLTKKSQLSHEEVLVTQDIPQLRIHVERAIRRIKENKLFDCYSSGHCWQYQPAFCSSLPSC, from the exons ATGATTGAACCGGTAAATATGAGAATTGTGCGTGTTGATACATGGACATCCACTTCCAACACAGCTGGAGCACCTGACAAGGCAGCTGATCCACCTCGTCGACCG AGCCGATGCCTTCCACTGATCGACGAACTGTTCCTCTGCTTGGTTTATCTGTCGCTGGGTCTGAAGGAGAAGGATCTCGGGGATCAGTTCAACATACATCAGTCCACCGTCAGCAGAATTATAAAGACTTGGGTcaattttttatatactttacTGGGTGCTGTTGGAATATGGATGTCTCCTGAGGACATTAGAGCCACAATGCCAAGTGTGTTCGGTAAATACTCTGACACCCAAGTTATCGTTGATTGTACTGAGCTGAAATGTCAGACACCTTCATCTTTACTCTTACAGAGAGAGATGTTTTCTCAGTATAAATCCCACACTACCCTGAAAGGGATGATTGGTGTGTCACCACATGGCGCTGTTACTTTTGTTTCCTCACTGTATTCTGGTGCTGTCAGTGACAAAGAATTGTTCAGGCAATCTGGCATTATCCCTCTTTTGGATAAAGACATGGCTGTAATGGTGGATAAGGGTTTCAGAATTGATGACCTAGTGCCCTGCGAAGTTTACAGACCACCTTTTCTAACTAAAAAGTCGCAGCTGTCTCATGAGGAAGTGCTGGTCACTCAGGACATTCCACAGTTAAGGATACATGTAGAGAGAGCAATTAGGCGCATCAAAGAGAACAAACTGTTTGACTGTTATTCCTCTGGCCATTGCTGGCAGTATCAACCAGCTTTTTGCAGTAGCCTGCCTTCTTGCTAA